In Triticum aestivum cultivar Chinese Spring chromosome 5B, IWGSC CS RefSeq v2.1, whole genome shotgun sequence, the following proteins share a genomic window:
- the LOC123115234 gene encoding uncharacterized protein, whose protein sequence is MAFSASVPTNTDIGCESGIKSPNNNIDMPVIINSSAEYARRPPPEPICWTGCFLLSNGENFNLGEFKAYHPFVVSPRVCNIAKKMPSNMQLKISPRKNYWPKTFEKISPVYEDIALLFFPAEVDCWNKKHPRLVDTRCIFVMHAYIDDMMLLMYSSEVLPPDFQWIDGKSYLWGVFVKPKSKSNHARLGSIAT, encoded by the exons ATGGCATTCAGTGCTTCAG TGCCTACAAATACTGACATTGGATGCGAATCTGGAATAAAGAGTCCGAACAACAATATAGACATGCCAGTGATCATCAACTCAAGTGCAGAGTATGCAAGACGCCCTCCACCAGAACCAATCTGTTGGAC GGGATGCTTTCTGCTCTCTAATGGAGAAAATTTCAATCTTGGTGAATTTAAAGCATACCACCCATTTGTAGTATCACCCAGAGTTTGTAATATCGCCAAGAAGATGCCTAGTAATATGCAATTGAAGATATCACCACGAAAGAATTACTGGCCAAAGACATTTGAGAAAATCTCTCCAGTTTACGAAGACATTGCCTTGTTATTTTTCCCTGCTGAAGTTGATTG TTGGAACAAGAAGCATCCTCGTCTCGTGGATACGCGCTGCATTTTTGTCATGCACGCATATATCGATGACATGATGTTGTTGATGTATTCCTCAGAAGTGCTTCCACCCGACTTTCAGT GGATAGACGGAAAGAGTTACTTATGGGGAGTTTTTGTGAAGCCAAAGTCAAAGAGCAATCATGCACGGTTAGGTTCAATTGCTACATGA
- the LOC123117556 gene encoding uncharacterized protein: MSVQVASPATAGERTMATTAWPYLEYMAQWERQVERRQLFLRSYHFSRDAEVSPRARTRRVVWAGARRLRRAAAKGLRRLRARIRLCFGWAAPALRRRSSPRRGGVHGFRYGRIPRGKAPPAAASAASVCFW; encoded by the coding sequence ATGTCTGTGCAAgtggcctcgccggcgacggcaGGAGAGAGGACCATGGCCACGACGGCGTGGCCGTACCTGGAGTACATGGCGCAGTGGGAGCGGCAGGTGGAGCGGCGGCAGCTGTTCCTCCGGAGCTACCACTTCTCCCGCGACGCCGAGGTCTcgccgcgcgcgcgcacgcgccgcgTCGTCTGGGCCGGGGCGCGACGCCTGCGCCGCGCCGCCGCGAAGGGGCTCCGCCGGCTCCGCGCGCGCATCcgcctctgcttcggctgggccgcGCCCGCGCTCCGCCGCCGCTCCTCGCCCCGCCGGGGCGGCGTCCACGGGTTCCGCTACGGCCGCATCCCCCGCGGAAaggcgccgccggccgccgccagcgccgcgtcCGTCTGCTTCTGGTAG